CGCGACGCACAGTCTCAGGCACCGCGTCGAGGAGGGCCTGCTCAACAAGTAGAATGCCCGTATGTGGTAACGCGGCAAGAATCTGCAGGCGGGACCCCGCGTCTTCCGGCTTGGCGATTTCGTCGACGGCGAGACCAGCCAGGCGAAAGCCGGCCGCGCTAGCGGCCGACGCGAGGACGCGTACGGTGTAACTCACGCGGCCACTCCAAGCGCGCCTTCGATGAGCACCGGCGGCACATGCATCGCAATGCTCCAGGTCACGCGCAGGAGCGCCTGAAGTTCGACGCGTTGCCGCAGTACGAAGTGCACCACGGGGGCGAGGCTCAGCGGCGCCGTGCGGGCGAGCGCTCGGAACTCACGTTCGAGTGCGCGCGCGGCGGCGTCTTCGGCGGAGCGATTGGCGGCGGTGAGTGCCGCCGCCAATGGCGTGTGTGCCACGCGAACGCGAAGGCGCTCGGCGATGTCGAAGCGACTGCCGGCAATCTGCGCAGCCGCAATGTCATCAGCACGAATCAACGTGCCGCCGCAGACAAAAATACTCGCGGGGTCGAGGTCTGCATGTTGGTCTGCGAGAATGAGCACGGACCACAGGTTTTCCAAATCAATGGTGCGCTCGGCGAACCGGCGCATGGCGGTATCGCGGCGCGCCGTTCGCAGCGCCCGTTCGGCAAAGGCGCGGGTGAGTGCGACCTCCAGGCGGAAGAGGTCGAGATGCTGGCGTTGCGCCTCTTCGGCGACGGCGCTCGCAAATGGGTGACGCCACGTGAGCAGTTGCGCTCCGACCGTCGCCACGTCCCCAGCGGTCGCGAGTTGTTGCAGGGCGCGGAGCGGAAGTGAGGAGGTGGGAATGAGTCCCGTGAGCCGCGCTTCCGGCGCAG
This region of Gemmatimonadota bacterium genomic DNA includes:
- a CDS encoding ATPase; the encoded protein is MSYTVRVLASAASAAGFRLAGLAVDEIAKPEDAGSRLQILAALPHTGILLVEQALLDAVPETVRRDIERRAVPILVPIPAPAWAGAPSGAEDYILELLRRAIGYRVRLQ
- a CDS encoding V-type ATPase subunit, with protein sequence MTDWGDVITRTRGLASHLLRDEQYRALCEAQGIGALGAQLTTLGIVHAPATGVPYDAAALEESLRRRAGARLRVLASWAGERVEQLAPLLDDEDRRSIRALVRGAVAGAAPEARLTGLIPTSSLPLRALQQLATAGDVATVGAQLLTWRHPFASAVAEEAQRQHLDLFRLEVALTRAFAERALRTARRDTAMRRFAERTIDLENLWSVLILADQHADLDPASIFVCGGTLIRADDIAAAQIAGSRFDIAERLRVRVAHTPLAAALTAANRSAEDAAARALEREFRALARTAPLSLAPVVHFVLRQRVELQALLRVTWSIAMHVPPVLIEGALGVAA